The Rhododendron vialii isolate Sample 1 chromosome 1a, ASM3025357v1 region GCTTTATGTATTGGTTGTTGTTTGGGAAAGCGCTTGTAAGCTTTGAATTATTGGAAATGTTAGTGGGGTCTGAAGTGTGCATAATGTCGAGGTTTTGAAACTACCGCTTATTCCACTGTGCTTTAGGTTGAAGTTCTAGTTCTATATTCAAATCATATGGCAATAATATGTTTAGTCTTGTCGCCACCTGTCCAGTTTTAAATTCTCTTTGTTTTGGTCTTTATCAATTAAAAGGTTGGCTGTCTTGTGCCTTGCCCCGAATCAAGAAtactttgttttgcttttgtatCAAGTATTTTCAGTGTTTTGGATAGCTAATTAACTTGCATAGTGGTTTTAAAGGAGTAGAGTACAACAAATTACTGGTGCCACAATTAACATGCAACGGCGTTCAGGGAATGTTTTACCACCCCCGGCAGATGAGTACTACATTAATGGCTCCGCTACCTCAGAAAAACCTATTACTAAAAGTGCTTCAAATGTAAGACTTTCATGTTCacctttttgtttctttaaacAAGGCATTAATAGTTTGCCATGAAGTCTTTGACTAGTTTCTTTTGTCTAAGCTGTGTGTTACACTTGTGAAGCAAGACGAGACCAGCTTttaggaactttttattttattgtgatAGCATTTCTTTAGAGTTGAGAATAATGCATTTGCCACACTATCCAATCTTGTTGTGGTTGGTTTTGGACAAATGTGTTGTGAATAGTAATTGTTTCAGTAATTTGGGAGCCATTTTGAGTCTAATGGTTGCATGTGGCTCCAGAATCCAGCAAGCAGTGTTAGAGGTTCTCCACCGAATAGTAGCTCCGGCCAATCTGCTCCTCTTCCTTCCGCAGCCTCATGGTATGCCGACTAACTGAACTGCAGCATCTTCTGTAATTTAGGACGAGTCCGTAACTTACGATTATGTTATATTCTTCCAGGGGACCGCGTGCGTCTAATTGCCACCAGCCACCTTCAATTTTAGTTTGTGCAAATGGACCTTCAAAACAGAAGCCTGAAGCATACAGTGGTTCAACCGCAGTTGCAAGCTCAACTCAGGTTCCTCTATTGAATGATGATGCTAGAAAGAAGCTTATTTCTCACGAAGAACGCCAAAAGATTCTGCATAGTGGTAAAAAGGAAGCTCTGGAACCTGATAGACAGTTGGGTATAGCTCCAACAACTGCTTCAGAGGGACTGCCTGTTACTTCAACTTTGAATGGTCAGTTACATTCTCTTCCAGCATCAGAGGACAAAGATGGATGCATTGGCACAGCACCCTATGTTACGAATTTGTTTGACCGTTCTGGGAGGTCAAATGGCCATGTTGCAGATAAAGACCATAATGTTTTCTCTAATGGAAATATTCAGAACTCATTGTCACGTATCGAACAATTAAACGTTGGTAATCGTCACAGCTGTCATCATTCTGGGGATACCAGGCCTAACTGTTCACATTCTGATAATACTTTGGTTAGTGCACTGCCGAAGTCTCCTCATATTTCTGTTGCGAGGGAACACTCAGATCGGATATTAAATCCTGTTACCAGAGAAGAGTCTGATTGGAGATCAGATTCCCATGCTCAGGTAGCAGACATACATTCACAATTTGTATCTCCTGAAGTGCTAGGGGATTCACGGTACTTTGATGATCAGAGATTCAAGGACCCAGAGGTTTTAAGTCGCACAAGATACTTAAGTAATTCATCTCCCTCCTCTTGTCTCTCTAATCATTCCAGGTCTTATTCTTCTCAGCAAAAGGACTCTTATGGCTCAACGAGTTTCAAAGTAGATCCTCAAATTTCAGATGACAAAAATGACAAAGGTTCGCTGCTGCACACATCTGATGTTCCAATAGCACTTAATAGATTCCCTGAGGATATAATTAGTAGTTCTCTTGATCCGGAGAGGACAGTTGACGATTCCTATTGGCTTCCACTTGAACCAAAAAAGAAGCATGTTGGGAGATTTGAAGGCGAAGCAGTCAATGCTGACCAAAACACCGCTACGGGTATGGGAGAGAGCAGCATAATCTCCAATATTTTGTCCATGGACTTCGATTCATGGGAAGAGTCGTTAACATCTCCTCAGAATTTGGCTAAGTTGTTGGGTGAAGATGATAGACATCTAGGATCTCTTAAATTGTCAAGTTGCTGGAAAGTACAAAACAGCAATCAATCTAGGTTCTCTTTTGCGAGACTAGAGGAAGGAAGAAATCAAGTGTCCGATGTTGAACCATCTTCCAGTAACATTGGGCTAGTGCTGAAGGACCGTCCATTAAGCCATGATTTTCCCAAGCATGGTGATCATAATGGTTCCTCTACATGTAACATTGAGGAATCGGATAATTTTGCTAGCAGTCACTCTCATATATCTTCCAACAAGCTTTTTGGTGAGTTACGATTGATTTCAGCTTATACAGTATTCTCTGATCCTAAAAAGTTGGTCACAGGTCTCTAAGCAACTAATGTTCATACTTCATGTATTTGATTGTCTATTTGTCTGTAGTTTATTATAGTAGAGCTGTTCTGAAATGCATGATTCAGATAtgtatggattattctactgtggCTGTTCACCTCCTTTGTTCTCTTTTTACTCCAATATTATTTGTTTGTGCCTCCTTTTCTGTTACGTGGTTATTCTTTCTGACACACCCCTGATCTTGCTCCTCCCGGATGTTTTGTAATAGTTTCAAGAGCTCAAATTTCTGCCCCTCCTGGATTTTCTGGACCCAGCAGAGCACCACCCCCAGGATTTACTGAGAGAATGGAACCAACTTTTGATGCAATGTCTGGTTAGTTATTTCGTATTAATTCCCTTTCTTTCGTGTTTTGACCACATATTTTGTTATATTGAGACCCTTTTATTAAAAACCCTATTTTGCAGGAAATCATTTTCTAGATCCATCCTCTTTATTGAGAAACCCATATCAGGTACCGACAACAGAAAATATTACCGGGGATCTAGAGTTTATGGATCCTGCTATTTTGGCAGTAGGTAAGGGGAGACTTCCACCTGGGCTTAATAGTGCTGCGGGCTTAGAAGCGAGACCAAACTATGCTTCACAGTTAAATGCCTTTGGAAATGAGGCTAGTTCACAGTTCTTGATTCCAAGGTCTTTTCCTCCGCTACAGAACCAGAGATTTTCTGACATGGGGAATGGTTTTTCTCCACTTAGTGATGCATACAGAAGCCCTTCACGGATTATGGAGCAAACACAAACCAACACCTTATCCCCATTTGCACAACACCCTCTTCAACAGTCTAGAACTGCACCGATGGTGAATGGTCAATGGGGTCGTTGGAATGAGGTTCAGAATGGGAATGATCTGGGTATGGCAGAACTCCTAAGAACTGAGGTATTAGGACTTAACAAGATCCACACTGGTTATGAGGATTCAAAGTTCCGGATGCCCAGTTCAGGTGATCTATACAACAGACCATATGGGAGTTGATGTGCTGTGGACTTATTTGCCTTGGCTTATATCGGTGCTAAACTGAGGAACAGAACAtacatgtggaaatcgatgtcctggcttgagagagaagaaactgTCTCCTAGTCGTTCTGACTTCAGGGATTGCAGATTGGTAAAGGCATGAAATCGTCTGAAAACTGGTTGCCAGAAACCTGCAGGTATGCTACTATGCTTGAACCCCTTTTTTCCCTGTTTTTATGCATGTCGTGAACGTCATAAGGAACTCGTTCGCCGTGTTTATGTGAGTGGTGAATGGCATGGTGCCGATTAGGTCAATTCGATGAATGGAGTTGCAAATCTTTGCCTCTCCATCTTTGTCATGCTAAGGCCATTCACTATTAGTTATGTCAGTCTGGATTTTTGGTGTTGCAGAGATAAAGCTGCTTCTTCTCTTTACATCAGTTTTTGCttcattcttttttctgttgGTTGCAGGAGTAAGCTGAGGTCCAGGTTTTTGCTGCAAATGGTTGATACACAAGTGATGTCTACAGTCAGATTAGCTGGTTGTCCTCTCCAGACGTTGAGCGTCTTGCTCCTGCTTAAGGAAAAAGATAATCAGGGGGATGAAGTAATTAACAGATAAAACttgaaataattttgtttttgttttatctttcggGCGACGACTATGGGCTGTACTGCAAGTGGCAATAAGATCAATTGTGTTAATGGTtcaagtaaattttatttttgcgcCTCTACATCTAGGCTCTAGCACTGGGTAGACCTTTACGAACGTCGTAGCTGATATTTGGCCtttcttttttggcttttaACTTAACCTATGATCGCGTGTGTTCTAATTAGTTGGCTGTTATATCATGTGGAGGAGTGAAATAAAATAAGCTGTACTGGTGGCTCTTTGGTTGATATATCAATTGTAGTTGGGTAAATTTGGACCTTCtgttgatgattttttttgccTCTCAATTTCGTTGCCAAGAGTTGAAAGTTGATATGATCGGGATAATGCTATgcttggattttggatttgtcgGTAAAAAACATGGCCACAAGCATGAAGTCGGATTCTCTCGTGTGATTTT contains the following coding sequences:
- the LOC131318665 gene encoding uncharacterized protein LOC131318665, whose translation is MTSEGEKTCPLCAEEMDLTDQQLKPCKCGYEICVWCWHHLMDMAEKDETEGRCPACRIPYNKEKIVGMTSNCERLVAEMNMEKKVKSQKTKSKTLDGRKHLSNVRVIQRNLVYIVGLPLDLVDEDLLQGREYFGQYGKVLKVSISRTAAGSIQQFANNTCSVYITYSKEEEAVCCIQSVHGFVLDGSCLRACFGTTKYCHAWLRNMPCSNPDCLYLHEIGTQEDSFTKDEIISAYTRSRVQQITGATINMQRRSGNVLPPPADEYYINGSATSEKPITKSASNNPASSVRGSPPNSSSGQSAPLPSAASWGPRASNCHQPPSILVCANGPSKQKPEAYSGSTAVASSTQVPLLNDDARKKLISHEERQKILHSGKKEALEPDRQLGIAPTTASEGLPVTSTLNGQLHSLPASEDKDGCIGTAPYVTNLFDRSGRSNGHVADKDHNVFSNGNIQNSLSRIEQLNVGNRHSCHHSGDTRPNCSHSDNTLVSALPKSPHISVAREHSDRILNPVTREESDWRSDSHAQVADIHSQFVSPEVLGDSRYFDDQRFKDPEVLSRTRYLSNSSPSSCLSNHSRSYSSQQKDSYGSTSFKVDPQISDDKNDKGSLLHTSDVPIALNRFPEDIISSSLDPERTVDDSYWLPLEPKKKHVGRFEGEAVNADQNTATGMGESSIISNILSMDFDSWEESLTSPQNLAKLLGEDDRHLGSLKLSSCWKVQNSNQSRFSFARLEEGRNQVSDVEPSSSNIGLVLKDRPLSHDFPKHGDHNGSSTCNIEESDNFASSHSHISSNKLFVSRAQISAPPGFSGPSRAPPPGFTERMEPTFDAMSGNHFLDPSSLLRNPYQVPTTENITGDLEFMDPAILAVGKGRLPPGLNSAAGLEARPNYASQLNAFGNEASSQFLIPRSFPPLQNQRFSDMGNGFSPLSDAYRSPSRIMEQTQTNTLSPFAQHPLQQSRTAPMVNGQWGRWNEVQNGNDLGMAELLRTEVLGLNKIHTGYEDSKFRMPSSGDLYNRPYGS